The DNA window GCGACAGCAGCGCCACCGATGCCTGCGTGCCCAGCCGCTCGCGGAACGCCTGCACCTGGCTGGGACGCGGTGCCAGATAGGTGAAATGCCGGGTCGCCCCGGCCAGTAGCTGCAGCACCAGGTGCGTTTTGCCGGAACCGGCGTACGCGTCCAGATCGATGTGCTCGTCATCGTTGGCCACAATGGCGCGCAGGGCGCGGGCCTGGTCGTCGGTGTAGTCGTGATCGCGTTCGATGTAGATCGGCGCGTGCTCGCCGCTGGCGATGGTCTCGCTGGTTTCCTGATAGGCCGCCTCGGTATAGAAGCGCACCGTGTGCGGGGTCAGGGTGCCGTCGCAGGCCTGTTGGAACGCCACGGCGTCGAACGCCTCCGTCGCCGCATGCTGCTCAATCAGAGTGGCCGGAGCCAGCACGCGTTCCTGCGAGGCCAATGCCTGCTGCCACGCCTGCAGCGTGGAAGGCAGGCCGGCGCGCAGCCCGGCCAGCTGCGCCGGCACCGCGTCGGGCTGTGCGGCAAACAGCGCACAGGCTTGCTCCAGCATGGTGCTCAACGCGCCTTCGGGCTGGCGGCTGCGCAGGCACAGTGCGGCGGCGAACAGCCCGGCACGTTCGAGTGCGCTGACCGGAATCGATCCGTCTTCCAGATACGATGCCACCGCCTCCTGTGAGAGTGGCAGCACATAAGCAGAAGTCAGACGTGAAGACATCAGTAAAGACTCAGTACGGGTGCGCCTGCGCGCGCGATGTGGTGGGACGGTGGAGGATCATGCGTCCTCCATGGCGTCGAATTTCGTCACCGGGATCAGCGTGTGGATGTCCGTGCCCACTGCCGTCAGCAGTTCCTCGCAATGGGTGGCATCCCACAGGTCGAATACTTCCGCTTCCCAGTTGACACCCGGTTCGCTGGGTTCGTGCGCGACATGCAGGCCCTCTTCGGCGTAGATCGCGTGGTCGCTGGTGACCACAGCGCGTGCCTGGATCCTGCCCAGTACCTCGAACATGTTGTCGTTGTAATCGCCGTAGACGAAATCACGCGCGACACAATCGCCGCCGACAATGAACCAGGCTTCCGAGGCCACGCTATGGCAGTGCAGATTCCCAAGCACGGCTACATTTCCGGTGTCGCGGAGGATGCCGTTGACGGTCAGGTCGCCGGTGACCAGCAGGGCGGAAGGTGGCTGCAGGTCGCCGTCCACCACCAGGTTGCCGTGGTGCACGACCACCTTGCTGTTGCCCTGGAGCAGCTGACTGACAGCAGCAGCTTCCAGCTGCAGGTCGGTTGCCGGTAACTGCTCGCGCAGCACCTGCCCGAAGGCGAACAGGGTGCTGGCGAAGCTGCCCTGCAGGAATTCCATCAGGGCGTCGATGCCGCCGGCCTCACGGCCGATCTCGGCCAGGTCGTCCAGCTGCGGGTCGGGGCAGCAGGGGAACTCGGGCAGGGTCTGCGGGGTCCAGCCGGTGGCGGGAATCTGACGGATATCGATCTGCATGGGCGTCCTTGTAGAGAAGTGTGTTCCTGGACTCCGCATGATAACGCAGCGGCAGCAGGCCCTCCGGCGCTGCCGGCGCTTCACAACCGGTGTACTCAGCGCTGGCCCACGGGCTCCAGCGGGGCGGACGGCGCCGACTTCATCGTGCGCCACCACGGCCGACCGGGGTGCGGTGCGTCCAGATCCAGGCGTTCGCCCATTTCCGGCGTGGACAGCGCGATGCCACGCTGGGCGGCGAGGGCACTGACTTGTTCGAACGGGTCGTCCCAGGTGTGCATGGCCAGGTCGAAGGTGCCGTTGTGGATCGGCACCAACCAGCGCGCCCGCAGGTCCTGGTGCGCCTGCACCGTCTGGGTGGGCTGCATGTGCACGTAAGGCCACTTCGGGTCGTAGGCACCGGTTTCGATGAAGGCCACATCGAACGGTCCGTAGCGTTCGCCGATGTCCTTGAAGCCGGCGAAGTAGCCGGTGTCACCGCTGAAATACACGCGCAGGTTGTCGTCGATGATCACCCACGACCCCCACAGGGTGCGGTTGCTGTCGCGCAGGCCGCGCCCGGAGAAATGCTGGGTGGGGGTAAACGCCAGGCGCAGGCCATCCACTTCGGTTTCCTGCCACCAGTCGAACTGGCGCACCTTGTCTGCCGGCACGCCCCAGTGGGTGAGGCGGTCGCCGACGCCCAGCGGCACCAGGAACACGTCGGCGCGGTTGGCCAGGTACTTCACCGTGGCGCGGTCCAGATGGTCGTAATGGTCGTGCGAGAGCAGCACGCCGCGAATCGGCGGCAGATCCTTCAGTGCAATCGGCGGGGCATGGAAGCGCTTCGGCCCGATCCACTGGAACGGCGAGGCACGTTCGGAGA is part of the Stenotrophomonas oahuensis genome and encodes:
- a CDS encoding MBL fold metallo-hydrolase, whose product is MTVTVPITTYPQSPQQFDDQFRNAAPKPKESLGTTLKLFWDFFFNRPDGTVPVSSPPVRVLTPEALAKAPDRSVYRLGHSTLLIKLRGGWWLTDPVFSERASPFQWIGPKRFHAPPIALKDLPPIRGVLLSHDHYDHLDRATVKYLANRADVFLVPLGVGDRLTHWGVPADKVRQFDWWQETEVDGLRLAFTPTQHFSGRGLRDSNRTLWGSWVIIDDNLRVYFSGDTGYFAGFKDIGERYGPFDVAFIETGAYDPKWPYVHMQPTQTVQAHQDLRARWLVPIHNGTFDLAMHTWDDPFEQVSALAAQRGIALSTPEMGERLDLDAPHPGRPWWRTMKSAPSAPLEPVGQR